The DNA sequence TCACGTCGCCGACCGCGAAAATGTGCGGCACCGCCGTTCTGAACTCTCGGTCCACAGCCAACCGCCCACGCTCATCAGGCTTCAGCCCCACGGCATCCACATTCAGGCGACTCGTCGCGCCGACTCGCCCAACCGAAAAGAGGATTTGATCGGCGACGATCTTTTTCCCGGACTCCAGATGGACGATCGCCTGTTGTGGGCTTCCGTTCGTCACCTCCAACCGGTCCACTGCTTCTCCCAAGCGAAACGTGACCCGTTGCCGTCTCATCTGCTGTATGAGTTCGTCGACACATTCGCGGTCCAAAAACTCTAGGAGTTGGTCGCGCTTATCCACCAGAATCACCGGGATGTGGAGCGCAGCGAACATCGACGCATACTCGATCCCAATGATGCCACCGCCGACGATCACGAGCTTCTTGGGCAGTCTCCGCAACCGCACGAGATCATCGCTGGTGAGGATAAGGTCACCATCCGCCGGCACGCCGGGAGGGGAAGCCGGATAGGTTCCGACAGCAATCACGATGTTCTCCGCCGTCACCGTGCGCTGCCCCTCGCCGGATACCACCAGTAGAGTATGCGGGTGAACAAATGAGGCCTCTCCTCTGATAATCTGCACCTCGTTCCGGAACAACTGCTGTTCGACCACCTGCGATTCACGATGGCCGACCATCCCGACGCGCTGGAAGAGTGCCTCTATGGGAGGTCGACGCAGAGGCTCGCCATCGACGCGAAAGCCCGAGTCACGGGTCAATCCGCCGCCGCTCTGAGACAGGCCCCACACGGCCTCTCGGAACGTCTTGCTCGGGATCGTCCCTATCTCCAAGCAGACGCCTCCGAGAGAAGGACGCTTTTCCACGACAGCGGCACGTTTGCCAAGCTTGGCCGCCTGAATCGCAGCCCGTTGCCCTGCGGGACCGCTGCCGATGCACAACAGATCAAAGTCATAGTCTGGCTTCATACGACTGCTCTCCTCCGACCACTAGTCACGGTTGCTGAATGCACGACCGATATCGATCGGCCGGTAGACAGAGACGCGTTCCCTTAGCGCCGCCAACACCACGCTAAACAATTCCACTGCCAGCTCAGGTCGACCGACTCGTTGCGCCATCTCACCGCCATGCTGCGCGCATGCCACCATCATGGCGTGGGGGTCGACAGCCAACCGTATTGGCGGGGTCATAACAAGCGCTCGCATCGAAACAGGCAGGAAATCGGATTGCCGACTCTGCGTGGCCACCGCGTAGGCAATACGGGTCAATTGCTGCACATCACTTCGGATGTCATCCGGCTCCTCGCTTGATCTGCAGTGGAGATAGGTCGCCCATCCCTCCATAAATTGACTGTTGTTGAGAAGAACCGTCGACCCGGTGAATGGCCAGGATCCATGGCAGGCGCTGAACCCAATGAGGATCGTCCCACAGAGAAGTCCGACCGTCCCGAGTCTGCGACGCCA is a window from the Nitrospira sp. genome containing:
- the sthA gene encoding Si-specific NAD(P)(+) transhydrogenase — protein: MKPDYDFDLLCIGSGPAGQRAAIQAAKLGKRAAVVEKRPSLGGVCLEIGTIPSKTFREAVWGLSQSGGGLTRDSGFRVDGEPLRRPPIEALFQRVGMVGHRESQVVEQQLFRNEVQIIRGEASFVHPHTLLVVSGEGQRTVTAENIVIAVGTYPASPPGVPADGDLILTSDDLVRLRRLPKKLVIVGGGIIGIEYASMFAALHIPVILVDKRDQLLEFLDRECVDELIQQMRRQRVTFRLGEAVDRLEVTNGSPQQAIVHLESGKKIVADQILFSVGRVGATSRLNVDAVGLKPDERGRLAVDREFRTAVPHIFAVGDVIGYPSLASTSFLQGRLAASYAFGVDPGPMIEHLPIGIYSMPEVSAIGPPEQELTRKKVPYETGIARYGEIARGQILGDDSGFLKLLFHREDQRLLGIHAVGVGATELIHIGQAVLELGGGLQYFLRTVFNYPTLAECYKVAALNAFNKLSACR